The DNA region CCGCGCATATTCAACCAGCGCGCAGCCATAAACGCGGTGCAAATGGCGTCGCTGTCCGGATTAAGGTGACCTGTGACATGGATCATTATCGCCTCCGAAGAGAAAGTGCTGTTACTTAAATAAGTTAAATGTTAATAATATTTTGCAATCAAGTTATCAAAAACAAACAACTTTACTTGTCACCGGCACCGCTCTGTCCTTAACATCGCTTATGGAAAAAAATAGTCTGTTCAGTCAGCGCATCCGATTGCGCCATCTTCATACATTTGTCGCTGTCGCTCAACAAGGAACCCTGGGGCGCGCAGCCGAAACCCTTAACCTTAGCCAGCCTGCGCTTTCCAAGACGCTTAACGAACTGGAGCAACTGACCGGGACTCGCCTCTTCGAGCGCGGACGGCTTGGCGCGCAACTGACGCTACCTGGCGAGCAGTTCTTAACACACGCGGTGAAAGTGCTTGATGCGCTCAACACCGCCGGACAGGCGCTGAATCGTAAAGAAGGTCTTAACAATGATATTGTAAGAATAGGCGCTCTGCCGACCGCCGCGCTGGGTATTCTTCCGTCAGTCATCGGGCAGTTTCATCAGCAGCAAAAGGAGACCACGCTGCAGGTGGCGACGATGAACAACACCATGCTGCTGGCGGGTTTGAAATCCGGCGAGATCGATATCGGCATTGGCCGGATGTCCGACCCGGAATTGATGAGCGGCCTTAATTATGAGCTGCTGTTTCTCGAGTCGTTAAAGCTGGTCGTGCGCCCCAACCACCCGTTATTACAGGAAAATGTGACACTGAGCCGGGTGATGGACTGGCCCGTGGTTGTCTCGCCAAAAGGCACGGTACCGCGGCAGAATGCCGAGACTCTGTTGCAAAGTCAGGGCTGTAAGATGCCAACCGGCTGCATTGAAACGCTCTCCGCGTCGCTGTCGCGCCAGTTAACGGTTGATTATAACTACGTCTGGTTTGTGCCGTCAGGCGCGGTAAAAGAGGATTTGCGCCAGGCGACGCTGGTTTCGCTGCCGGTGCCGACGCAGGGCGCAGGCGAACCCATCGGCATTCTCACCCGCGTGGATTCCCCGCTCTCACCTGGCGCGCAAAGATTAATTGCCGCCATCCGTAAATCAATGCCGTTATAACCTGCCAGACAAGCCGGATGAGGCGCCTTTGCGCCATCACCCGGCAATGGCGATTAGAAGGTTTCCCAGTTATCCCCGTTCCCGGTAATCGGCTGCGCTAAAGGTTGAGCGGGCGTGTTTGTTGTCGACACGCGTTTACTCGACCGTCCGCCCTGCAGACGAAACGTACCCACCGCCTCCGTCAGATGCGCGGCCTGTTCTTCGAGCGAGGCGGCCGCCGCAGAGGCCTCTTCCACCAGCGAGGCGTTCTGCTGCGTCACTTTATCCATCTCAGAGATGGCCTGACTGACCTGGACTATCCCACGACTCTGTTCGTCCGACGCCGCCGCGATTTCCAGCATGATATCGGTGACGCGTTTAACCGCCTCTACGATGTCGGTCATGGTATTACCCGCCGCGACCACCTCACCGGACCCCTGGTCGATCAGGCGGACAGACTCGCTGATTAGCCCTTCAATCTCTTTCGCCGCCTGGGCGCTGCGACTGGCCAGCGTACGGACCTCACTGGCGACCACGGCGAATCCACGCCCTTGCTCACCGGCGCGTGCGGCTTCTACTGCGGCGTTCAGCGCCAGAATATTGGTCTGGAAGGCGATGCTGTTAATCACCGCCGTGATCTCAGAGATTTTCTTCGAACTACTCGAAATGTTGCCCATTGTCTGGACGACGCCGGAGACCATCTGTCCACCACGACTGGCCTTACCGGACGCGTCTTCCGCCAGTTTGCTGGCGTGGTGCGCGTTATCGGCATTTTGCTTCACCGTCGCGGTCAACTCTTCCATGCTGGCCGCCGTCTGTTCGATCGCCGCCGCCTGCTCTTCGGTGCGTGAAGACAAATCGGTATTACCCGCCGAGATTTCGCTGGTGCCACGATAAATCTCTTCAGCTCCCTGACGCACCGATCCGACCGTTTGCACCAGCGAACGCTGCATCTGTTGCAGATGGCGACTCAGACGCCCAATCTCGCTGCGCCCGGTCGGTTCATCTTGCATGGTGAGGTCACCGGCGGCAATTTGCTCAATGCGCTGCGCGGCATGCTGCAAAGGTTGAATGACGGTACGCCGCAAAACAATAAAGGTCATCAGCGTCAGCAGCAGCGCCAGGCCAAAGGCGCCAATCATAAACATCACCCCCAGCTGCGTGCGTTGATGCGCCTGCTCACTTAACTGGTTAGCACGCGCCATGCGCAGTTCGATAGCCTTCAGCAGGACGTTGTTGTAACTGTCATCCAGCTGTCTTGCATGTTCGCTTTCGTGGTTGATGATCGCTTCAAACATGCCGTTTTTGGCGTACTTGAGCATCGGTTGCATTCCCGCAATATAGGCTTTGAAACTGCTCTCCAGTTCGCCATCCAGCGCCTCATCCGCAGGGGTTTTCACCTTGCGCGCCATATAAACGTTAAACCCTTCCTCAGACTGCTTGATACGCTTTTCCGCTGCGGCAATGTTGGCCTTCATGTCATCCATTTCGGCAATCCGACTGGCAGCGCCGGCATGAATCATGTTTATTCGCGCCGTACGCAGGTGGTTCGAACTGTTCGATAATCCCATGCGCACCTGAATCTCATCCGTGACGTCCCGCTGATCGCGGTCAGCCTGCATGAGAAAATAGCCCGCCAGACCTGAGCTCAGCGCGAACAGTAAAAGGATGCCACCGAGAATGGAGGAAAACAGCGGAACCAGCCTGATGTGATGCAAAAAGCCCAGCTTATGTGGTGCTTGCATCGATGATGTGTTGTCCATGACCGTCGACTCTCTTGTAGGATTAATGCGTAATACGCGCCCGTTAGATAGTCATCGGCATTTCGCGAGGTTTACTTACCTGGAAAAGCGCCGTTTTCGTCACAGTTTGACAACATTTATGTTAAAAAAAGGAGAGCGCCAGCGGAGATTTCCGCTGGCGGATGAATCAGTTATCGCCGAAATGGATAACGGTGCGGATGGATTTACCTTCGTGCATCAGGTCAAACGCGTCGTTGATTTGATCCAGCGGCAGGCGGTGGGTAATGAACGGATCCAACTGGATTTTCCCGGCCATTGCATCTTCCACCATCCCCGGCAACTGGGTACGCCCTTTTACGCCGCCAAATGCAGAACCCCGCCAGACGCGACCGGTCACCAACTGGAACGGACGGGTTTTAATCTCCTGCCCCGCGCCGGCAACGCCAATGATGATGCTCTCGCCCCACCCTTTGTGGCAACATTCCAGCGCCGCACGCATTACGTTCACATTACCAATACATTCGAAGCTAAAGTCGACGCCGCCGTCGGTGAGTTCAACTATCACCTCCTGGATCGGTTTGTCATAGTCTTTCGGGTTGATGAAGTCGGTTGCCCCCATTTCACCCGCCAGTTTGAATTTTTCCGGGTTGGTATCAACGGCGATAATACGTCCGGCTTTCGCCTGCGCTGCGCCCTGAATTACCGCCAGACCAATTCCGCCAAGGCCAAACACGGCAACGGTATCGCCCGCTTTGACTTTTGCGGTGTTATGCACGGCGCCAATGCCCGTGGTGACACCACAACCCAGCAGACAAACCTTGTCCAGTGGCGCTTGCGGGTTGACTTTCGCCAGTGAAATTTCCGCACATACGGTGTATTCACTGAAAGTGCTGGTGCCCATGTAGTGATAGATCGGTTCACCGTTATAAGAAAAACGGGTGGTGCCATCCGGCATCAGTCCTTTCCCCTGAGTCGCGCGTACGGCCTGACAGAGGTTGGTCTTCCCAGATTTACAGAATTTGCACTCGCCGCATTCGGCGGTATACAGCGGGATGACATGGTCACCCGGTTTCAGGCTGGTAACGCCTTCGCCGACTTCAACCACCACACCGCCGCCTTCATGTCCCAGAACTGCCGGGAATACCCCTTCCGGATCGTCGCCTGAAAGCGTAAACGCGTCAGTGTGGCATACACCGGTGTGGGTGATCCTGACCAGAACTTCGCCTTTTTTCGGCGGTGCGACGTCAATCTCAACAATTTTAAGCGGTTGGCCGGGGCCAAATGCGACTGCTGCACGTGATTTCATCTGTCTCTTCCCTTTATTGCGAGGTGATAGGTTTATTTTAGATAAGCGCGAAGAAGGTGGCCGATTTCAGCCATGCGCACAGCGCGCTGGTCAGACGTGGTTTCACCACTCACCAGTTCATCTTTCAGGTGGATCTCAACCATTTCGCCCATTAAGCCATTGGACGCGCCGCGAACCGCAGCAATTTGTTGCAGGATAGCCAGGCAAGGTTCGCCGGACTCCAGTGCACGCTCCAGGGCATCCACCTGGCCCCGGATGCGCCGCACGCGAGTCAGAATACGTTTTTTATCTGCGGGTGAATGTGGCATGCGCCCTCCTTTATACTATAGGGGGGTATACTATCAGAGATTTTAATTAACTGTAAAATATAATATTTGCGAATCCATGAAAGGCAATGACCAGAGATGACACTCCAGGCGTGTCCGGCAATACTCTCTTTATCGGGCTTACATTTAGCCGTTAGCCTGGATGGTGCAGTGTATAATTGAAAGGAAACAGACGATAAATGTGAAAAGAACGGTGATTCCCGGGGCCTGAAATAAAATCCCTCTGCGTGAATATTTCAGATACGTGGCATTTAACCTTATAAAGATGAGATATTTTTTGTTAACTGGTGTATTATTGATGTCCATTCATACAGGAAAAGCCTATGTCAGAACGTAAAGACTCAAAATCACGTCGTAATTATCTTGTCAACTGCTCCTGCCCAAATTGCGCCAAAGAATCCCAACACAGTTTTTCAAGAGTACAAAAAGGCGCTCTTTTGATCTGCCCTCACTGCAATAAAGTATTCCAGACAAATCTTAAAGCCGTTGCCTGAGTTTTTTTGAGAAATCCCTGAGTACATGTACCAGAAAAATATATATCATGGCCCGATTGATATAATAAAAAACCCGCAATAGCGGGTTTGATGTGCTCAATTTAAAT from Citrobacter amalonaticus Y19 includes:
- a CDS encoding LysR substrate-binding domain-containing protein, which codes for MEKNSLFSQRIRLRHLHTFVAVAQQGTLGRAAETLNLSQPALSKTLNELEQLTGTRLFERGRLGAQLTLPGEQFLTHAVKVLDALNTAGQALNRKEGLNNDIVRIGALPTAALGILPSVIGQFHQQQKETTLQVATMNNTMLLAGLKSGEIDIGIGRMSDPELMSGLNYELLFLESLKLVVRPNHPLLQENVTLSRVMDWPVVVSPKGTVPRQNAETLLQSQGCKMPTGCIETLSASLSRQLTVDYNYVWFVPSGAVKEDLRQATLVSLPVPTQGAGEPIGILTRVDSPLSPGAQRLIAAIRKSMPL
- a CDS encoding methyl-accepting chemotaxis protein — its product is MDNTSSMQAPHKLGFLHHIRLVPLFSSILGGILLLFALSSGLAGYFLMQADRDQRDVTDEIQVRMGLSNSSNHLRTARINMIHAGAASRIAEMDDMKANIAAAEKRIKQSEEGFNVYMARKVKTPADEALDGELESSFKAYIAGMQPMLKYAKNGMFEAIINHESEHARQLDDSYNNVLLKAIELRMARANQLSEQAHQRTQLGVMFMIGAFGLALLLTLMTFIVLRRTVIQPLQHAAQRIEQIAAGDLTMQDEPTGRSEIGRLSRHLQQMQRSLVQTVGSVRQGAEEIYRGTSEISAGNTDLSSRTEEQAAAIEQTAASMEELTATVKQNADNAHHASKLAEDASGKASRGGQMVSGVVQTMGNISSSSKKISEITAVINSIAFQTNILALNAAVEAARAGEQGRGFAVVASEVRTLASRSAQAAKEIEGLISESVRLIDQGSGEVVAAGNTMTDIVEAVKRVTDIMLEIAAASDEQSRGIVQVSQAISEMDKVTQQNASLVEEASAAAASLEEQAAHLTEAVGTFRLQGGRSSKRVSTTNTPAQPLAQPITGNGDNWETF
- a CDS encoding S-(hydroxymethyl)glutathione dehydrogenase/class III alcohol dehydrogenase, with amino-acid sequence MKSRAAVAFGPGQPLKIVEIDVAPPKKGEVLVRITHTGVCHTDAFTLSGDDPEGVFPAVLGHEGGGVVVEVGEGVTSLKPGDHVIPLYTAECGECKFCKSGKTNLCQAVRATQGKGLMPDGTTRFSYNGEPIYHYMGTSTFSEYTVCAEISLAKVNPQAPLDKVCLLGCGVTTGIGAVHNTAKVKAGDTVAVFGLGGIGLAVIQGAAQAKAGRIIAVDTNPEKFKLAGEMGATDFINPKDYDKPIQEVIVELTDGGVDFSFECIGNVNVMRAALECCHKGWGESIIIGVAGAGQEIKTRPFQLVTGRVWRGSAFGGVKGRTQLPGMVEDAMAGKIQLDPFITHRLPLDQINDAFDLMHEGKSIRTVIHFGDN
- a CDS encoding metal/formaldehyde-sensitive transcriptional repressor, with protein sequence MPHSPADKKRILTRVRRIRGQVDALERALESGEPCLAILQQIAAVRGASNGLMGEMVEIHLKDELVSGETTSDQRAVRMAEIGHLLRAYLK
- a CDS encoding YnfU family zinc-binding protein, giving the protein MSERKDSKSRRNYLVNCSCPNCAKESQHSFSRVQKGALLICPHCNKVFQTNLKAVA